Proteins encoded by one window of Macaca fascicularis isolate 582-1 chromosome 10, T2T-MFA8v1.1:
- the ROMO1 gene encoding reactive oxygen species modulator 1 isoform X2 — protein MPVAVGPYGQSQPSCFDRVKMGFVMGCAVGMAAGALFGTFSCLRIGMRGRELMGGIGKTMMQSGGTFGTFMAIGMGIRC, from the exons ATGCCGGTGGCCGTGGGTCCCTACGGACAGTCCCAGCCAAGCTGCTTCGACCGCGTCAAGATGGGCTTCGTGATGGGTTGCGCCGTGGGCATGGCGGCCGGGGCGCTCTTCGGCACCTTTTCCTGTCTCAG GATCGGAATGCGGGGTCGAGAGCTGATGGGCGGCATTGGGAAAACCATGATGCAGAGTGGCGGCACGTTTGGCACATTCATGGCCATTGGGATGGGCATCCGATGCTAA
- the ROMO1 gene encoding reactive oxygen species modulator 1 isoform X1 — translation MDFPSLTSPEPLGPLPACRLRPRPTLGPAPGPTLSYPPQMPVAVGPYGQSQPSCFDRVKMGFVMGCAVGMAAGALFGTFSCLRIGMRGRELMGGIGKTMMQSGGTFGTFMAIGMGIRC, via the exons ATGGATTTTCCTTCCCTGACTTCCCCCGAGCCCTTGGGCCCACTTCCCGCCTGCCGCCTCCGTCCACGCCCGACTCTTGGGCCAGCGCCTGGGCCCACACTTTCCTATCCCCCGCAGATGCCGGTGGCCGTGGGTCCCTACGGACAGTCCCAGCCAAGCTGCTTCGACCGCGTCAAGATGGGCTTCGTGATGGGTTGCGCCGTGGGCATGGCGGCCGGGGCGCTCTTCGGCACCTTTTCCTGTCTCAG GATCGGAATGCGGGGTCGAGAGCTGATGGGCGGCATTGGGAAAACCATGATGCAGAGTGGCGGCACGTTTGGCACATTCATGGCCATTGGGATGGGCATCCGATGCTAA